The proteins below come from a single Lepeophtheirus salmonis chromosome 4, UVic_Lsal_1.4, whole genome shotgun sequence genomic window:
- the LOC121116681 gene encoding neuronal acetylcholine receptor subunit alpha-7 isoform X30: MRNIDLSCWSCYLLFFLSTTLPISVYGGPHERRLLNDLLAIYNNLERPVFNESEPLKLSFGLTLQQIIDVDEKNQILTTNIWLNLQWEDVNMRWNKSEYGGVEDIRIPPAKLWKPDVLMYNSADEAFDGTYPTNVVVSHTGSCTYIPPGIFKSTCKIDITWFPFDDQDCEMKFGSWTYNGFKLDLQTQNDEGVTSTYVLNGEWALLGVPGKRNEVFYDCCPEPYLDVTFVIKIRRRTLYYFFNLIVPCVLIASMAVLGFTLPPDSGEKLSLGTYFNCIMFMVASSVVTTIMILNYHHRLADTHEMPNWVRCVFLQWIPWVLRMGRPGEKITRKTILMQNKMKELDLKERSSKSLLANVLDMDDDFRPASTLPHIHPHHPSHSLAGGSGTGSTANSSTKSGFRVTPGLHQPPPPPPPPPLGNSTGDVTLGDGMTSGIPPGIHRELSLILKEIRVITDKIREDEDTAAIENDWKFAAMVLDRLCLITFTMFTIIATVAVLFSAPHIIVT, from the exons ATGCGCAACATTGATCTCAGTTGCTGGTCCTGCTACTTGCTCTTTTTTCTCTCAACGACACTTCCAATAA GTGTTTATGGAGGCCCTCATGAACGTAGATTGCTCAATGATCTTCTAGCCATATATAATAACCTTGAACGTCCTGTATTCAATGAGTCAGAACCTCTAAAACTTTCATTTGGGTTGACTCTTCAGCAAATCATTGATGTG GATGAGAAAAATCAAATCCTCACAACAAATATTTGGTTAAATTTG CAATGGGAGGATGTGAATATGAGATGGAACAAGTCCGAATATGGTGGAGTTGAAGACATTCGAATACCTCCTGCAAAGCTTTGGAAACCTGATGTACTCATGTACAACAGTGCTGATGAAGCATTTGATGGTACCTACCCAACAAATGTTGTCGTATCCCATACAGGGAGTTGTACCTACATTCCTCCTGGGATCTTTAAGTCAACCTGTAAAATCGATATTACTTGGTTTCCATTTGATGACCAGGATTGCGAAATGAAGTTTGGTAGTTGGACTTATAACGGGTTTAAG TTGGATCTGCAAACTCAAAATGATGAAGGGGTTACCTCCACCTATGTTCTTAATGGTGAATGGGCTCTTTTAG GTGTTCCTGGGAAAAGGAATGAAGTATTCTATGATTGCTGCCCGGAGCCTTACCTGGACGTGACCTTTGTGATCAAAATTCGCCGGCgaactttgtattatttttttaatctaatagtACCCTGCGTGTTGATCGCGTCTATGGCTGTACTCGGGTTTACATTGCCCCCGGACTCGGGAGAAAAGCTTTCATTAG GAACCTATTTCAACTGCATCATGTTTATGGTAGCCTCCTCCGTGGTGACAACCattatgatattaaattatcatcATCGCCTTGCTGACACTCATGAAATGCCAAACTGG GTACGTTGCGTGTTTTTGCAATGGATCCCTTGGGTGCTCCGAATGGGTCGACCAGGTGAGAAGATCACTCGAAAGAcgattttaatgcaaaataaaatgaaggagtTGGACTTGAAAGAGAGGTCTTCCAAGAGTTTATTGGCAAATGTCCTTGACATGGATGATGACTTTCGTCCAGCTTCAACTCTGCCGCACATCCACCCCCATCATCCGTCTCATTCTCTTGCGGGTGGAAGTGGTACAGGCTCTACTGCTAATTCATCGACAAAAAGTGGGTTTCGAGTCACGCCAGGGTTACATCAGCCTCCGCCTCCACCACCACCGCCGCCTTTAGGGAATTCAACTGGTGATGTGACGTTGGGTGATGGAATGACGTCGGGTATTCCTCCTGGGATCCATCGAGAACTCAGTCTCATTCTCAAGGAAATCCGAGTCATCACAGATAAAATACGGGAAGACGAAGATACTGCTGCAATCGAAAATGATTGGAAATTTGCCGCCATGGTGCTAGATAGACTCTGTTTAATTACATTCACTATGTTTACGATAATAGCCACTGTTGCAGTTTTGTTCTCAGCCCCTCATATTATTGTCACATAA
- the LOC121116681 gene encoding neuronal acetylcholine receptor subunit alpha-7 isoform X4 — MRNIDLSCWSCYLLFFLSTTLPISVYGGPHERRLLNDLLAIYNNLERPVFNESEPLKLSFGLTLQQIIDVDEKNQILTTNIWLNLQWEDVNMRWNKSEYGGVEDIRIPPAKLWKPDVLMYNSADEAFDGTYPTNVVVSHTGSCTYIPPGIFKSTCKIDITWFPFDDQDCEMKFGSWTYNGFKLNLGLNKPEGETNTFIPNGEWLLLGVPGKRNEVFYDCCPEPYLDVTFVIKIRRRTLYYFFNLIVPCVLIASMAVLGFTLPPDSGEKLSLGVTILLSLTVFLNMVSATMPVTSDNPLLGVTIMLSITIFATIVGEMLPVSDATPLIGTYFNCIMFMVASSVVTTIMILNYHHRLADTHEMPNWVRCVFLQWIPWVLRMGRPGEKITRKTILMQNKMKELDLKERSSKSLLANVLDMDDDFRPASTLPHIHPHHPSHSLAGGSGTGSTANSSTKSGFRVTPGLHQPPPPPPPPPLGNSTGDVTLGDGMTSGIPPGIHRELSLILKEIRVITDKIREDEDTAAIENDWKFAAMVLDRLCLITFTMFTIIATVAVLFSAPHIIVT, encoded by the exons ATGCGCAACATTGATCTCAGTTGCTGGTCCTGCTACTTGCTCTTTTTTCTCTCAACGACACTTCCAATAA GTGTTTATGGAGGCCCTCATGAACGTAGATTGCTCAATGATCTTCTAGCCATATATAATAACCTTGAACGTCCTGTATTCAATGAGTCAGAACCTCTAAAACTTTCATTTGGGTTGACTCTTCAGCAAATCATTGATGTG GATGAGAAAAATCAAATCCTCACAACAAATATTTGGTTAAATTTG CAATGGGAGGATGTGAATATGAGATGGAACAAGTCCGAATATGGTGGAGTTGAAGACATTCGAATACCTCCTGCAAAGCTTTGGAAACCTGATGTACTCATGTACAACAGTGCTGATGAAGCATTTGATGGTACCTACCCAACAAATGTTGTCGTATCCCATACAGGGAGTTGTACCTACATTCCTCCTGGGATCTTTAAGTCAACCTGTAAAATCGATATTACTTGGTTTCCATTTGATGACCAGGATTGCGAAATGAAGTTTGGTAGTTGGACTTATAACGGGTTTAAG cTAAACTTAGGCCTCAATAAGCCTGAAGGAGAAACAAACACATTTATACCCAATGGCGAATGGCTGCTTCTAG GTGTTCCTGGGAAAAGGAATGAAGTATTCTATGATTGCTGCCCGGAGCCTTACCTGGACGTGACCTTTGTGATCAAAATTCGCCGGCgaactttgtattatttttttaatctaatagtACCCTGCGTGTTGATCGCGTCTATGGCTGTACTCGGGTTTACATTGCCCCCGGACTCGGGAGAAAAGCTTTCATTAG GTGTAACAATTCTACTCTCATTGACTGTGTTTCTTAATATGGTGTCTGCCACTATGCCAGTGACTTCAGATAATCCTCTACTAG GTGTTACAATTATGTTGTCTATAACAATATTTGCAACTATAGTTGGGGAAATGCTTCCTGTATCGGACGCTACTCCACTCATAG GAACCTATTTCAACTGCATCATGTTTATGGTAGCCTCCTCCGTGGTGACAACCattatgatattaaattatcatcATCGCCTTGCTGACACTCATGAAATGCCAAACTGG GTACGTTGCGTGTTTTTGCAATGGATCCCTTGGGTGCTCCGAATGGGTCGACCAGGTGAGAAGATCACTCGAAAGAcgattttaatgcaaaataaaatgaaggagtTGGACTTGAAAGAGAGGTCTTCCAAGAGTTTATTGGCAAATGTCCTTGACATGGATGATGACTTTCGTCCAGCTTCAACTCTGCCGCACATCCACCCCCATCATCCGTCTCATTCTCTTGCGGGTGGAAGTGGTACAGGCTCTACTGCTAATTCATCGACAAAAAGTGGGTTTCGAGTCACGCCAGGGTTACATCAGCCTCCGCCTCCACCACCACCGCCGCCTTTAGGGAATTCAACTGGTGATGTGACGTTGGGTGATGGAATGACGTCGGGTATTCCTCCTGGGATCCATCGAGAACTCAGTCTCATTCTCAAGGAAATCCGAGTCATCACAGATAAAATACGGGAAGACGAAGATACTGCTGCAATCGAAAATGATTGGAAATTTGCCGCCATGGTGCTAGATAGACTCTGTTTAATTACATTCACTATGTTTACGATAATAGCCACTGTTGCAGTTTTGTTCTCAGCCCCTCATATTATTGTCACATAA
- the LOC121116681 gene encoding neuronal acetylcholine receptor subunit alpha-7 isoform X7 — translation MRNIDLSCWSCYLLFFLSTTLPISVYGGPHERRLLNDLLAIYNNLERPVFNESEPLKLSFGLTLQQIIDVQWEDVNMRWNKSEYGGVEDIRIPPAKLWKPDVLMYNSADEAFDGTYPTNVVVSHTGSCTYIPPGIFKSTCKIDITWFPFDDQDCEMKFGSWTYNGFKLNLGLNKPEGETNTFIPNGEWLLLGVPGKRNEVFYDCCPEPYLDVTFVIKIRRRTLYYFFNLIVPCVLIASMAVLGFTLPPDSGEKLSLGVTILLSLTVFLNMVSATMPVTSDNPLLGVTIMLSITIFATIVGEMLPVSDATPLIGTYFNCIMFMVASSVVTTIMILNYHHRLADTHEMPNWVRCVFLQWIPWVLRMGRPGEKITRKTILMQNKMKELDLKERSSKSLLANVLDMDDDFRPASTLPHIHPHHPSHSLAGGSGTGSTANSSTKSGFRVTPGLHQPPPPPPPPPLGNSTGDVTLGDGMTSGIPPGIHRELSLILKEIRVITDKIREDEDTAAIENDWKFAAMVLDRLCLITFTMFTIIATVAVLFSAPHIIVT, via the exons ATGCGCAACATTGATCTCAGTTGCTGGTCCTGCTACTTGCTCTTTTTTCTCTCAACGACACTTCCAATAA GTGTTTATGGAGGCCCTCATGAACGTAGATTGCTCAATGATCTTCTAGCCATATATAATAACCTTGAACGTCCTGTATTCAATGAGTCAGAACCTCTAAAACTTTCATTTGGGTTGACTCTTCAGCAAATCATTGATGTG CAATGGGAGGATGTGAATATGAGATGGAACAAGTCCGAATATGGTGGAGTTGAAGACATTCGAATACCTCCTGCAAAGCTTTGGAAACCTGATGTACTCATGTACAACAGTGCTGATGAAGCATTTGATGGTACCTACCCAACAAATGTTGTCGTATCCCATACAGGGAGTTGTACCTACATTCCTCCTGGGATCTTTAAGTCAACCTGTAAAATCGATATTACTTGGTTTCCATTTGATGACCAGGATTGCGAAATGAAGTTTGGTAGTTGGACTTATAACGGGTTTAAG cTAAACTTAGGCCTCAATAAGCCTGAAGGAGAAACAAACACATTTATACCCAATGGCGAATGGCTGCTTCTAG GTGTTCCTGGGAAAAGGAATGAAGTATTCTATGATTGCTGCCCGGAGCCTTACCTGGACGTGACCTTTGTGATCAAAATTCGCCGGCgaactttgtattatttttttaatctaatagtACCCTGCGTGTTGATCGCGTCTATGGCTGTACTCGGGTTTACATTGCCCCCGGACTCGGGAGAAAAGCTTTCATTAG GTGTAACAATTCTACTCTCATTGACTGTGTTTCTTAATATGGTGTCTGCCACTATGCCAGTGACTTCAGATAATCCTCTACTAG GTGTTACAATTATGTTGTCTATAACAATATTTGCAACTATAGTTGGGGAAATGCTTCCTGTATCGGACGCTACTCCACTCATAG GAACCTATTTCAACTGCATCATGTTTATGGTAGCCTCCTCCGTGGTGACAACCattatgatattaaattatcatcATCGCCTTGCTGACACTCATGAAATGCCAAACTGG GTACGTTGCGTGTTTTTGCAATGGATCCCTTGGGTGCTCCGAATGGGTCGACCAGGTGAGAAGATCACTCGAAAGAcgattttaatgcaaaataaaatgaaggagtTGGACTTGAAAGAGAGGTCTTCCAAGAGTTTATTGGCAAATGTCCTTGACATGGATGATGACTTTCGTCCAGCTTCAACTCTGCCGCACATCCACCCCCATCATCCGTCTCATTCTCTTGCGGGTGGAAGTGGTACAGGCTCTACTGCTAATTCATCGACAAAAAGTGGGTTTCGAGTCACGCCAGGGTTACATCAGCCTCCGCCTCCACCACCACCGCCGCCTTTAGGGAATTCAACTGGTGATGTGACGTTGGGTGATGGAATGACGTCGGGTATTCCTCCTGGGATCCATCGAGAACTCAGTCTCATTCTCAAGGAAATCCGAGTCATCACAGATAAAATACGGGAAGACGAAGATACTGCTGCAATCGAAAATGATTGGAAATTTGCCGCCATGGTGCTAGATAGACTCTGTTTAATTACATTCACTATGTTTACGATAATAGCCACTGTTGCAGTTTTGTTCTCAGCCCCTCATATTATTGTCACATAA
- the LOC121116681 gene encoding neuronal acetylcholine receptor subunit alpha-7 isoform X34 — MRNIDLSCWSCYLLFFLSTTLPISVYGGPHERRLLNDLLAIYNNLERPVFNESEPLKLSFGLTLQQIIDVQWEDVNMRWNKSEYGGVEDIRIPPAKLWKPDVLMYNSADEAFDGTYPTNVVVSHTGSCTYIPPGIFKSTCKIDITWFPFDDQDCEMKFGSWTYNGFKLNLGLNKPEGETNTFIPNGEWLLLGVPGKRNEVFYDCCPEPYLDVTFVIKIRRRTLYYFFNLIVPCVLIASMAVLGFTLPPDSGEKLSLGTYFNCIMFMVASSVVTTIMILNYHHRLADTHEMPNWVRCVFLQWIPWVLRMGRPGEKITRKTILMQNKMKELDLKERSSKSLLANVLDMDDDFRPASTLPHIHPHHPSHSLAGGSGTGSTANSSTKSGFRVTPGLHQPPPPPPPPPLGNSTGDVTLGDGMTSGIPPGIHRELSLILKEIRVITDKIREDEDTAAIENDWKFAAMVLDRLCLITFTMFTIIATVAVLFSAPHIIVT, encoded by the exons ATGCGCAACATTGATCTCAGTTGCTGGTCCTGCTACTTGCTCTTTTTTCTCTCAACGACACTTCCAATAA GTGTTTATGGAGGCCCTCATGAACGTAGATTGCTCAATGATCTTCTAGCCATATATAATAACCTTGAACGTCCTGTATTCAATGAGTCAGAACCTCTAAAACTTTCATTTGGGTTGACTCTTCAGCAAATCATTGATGTG CAATGGGAGGATGTGAATATGAGATGGAACAAGTCCGAATATGGTGGAGTTGAAGACATTCGAATACCTCCTGCAAAGCTTTGGAAACCTGATGTACTCATGTACAACAGTGCTGATGAAGCATTTGATGGTACCTACCCAACAAATGTTGTCGTATCCCATACAGGGAGTTGTACCTACATTCCTCCTGGGATCTTTAAGTCAACCTGTAAAATCGATATTACTTGGTTTCCATTTGATGACCAGGATTGCGAAATGAAGTTTGGTAGTTGGACTTATAACGGGTTTAAG cTAAACTTAGGCCTCAATAAGCCTGAAGGAGAAACAAACACATTTATACCCAATGGCGAATGGCTGCTTCTAG GTGTTCCTGGGAAAAGGAATGAAGTATTCTATGATTGCTGCCCGGAGCCTTACCTGGACGTGACCTTTGTGATCAAAATTCGCCGGCgaactttgtattatttttttaatctaatagtACCCTGCGTGTTGATCGCGTCTATGGCTGTACTCGGGTTTACATTGCCCCCGGACTCGGGAGAAAAGCTTTCATTAG GAACCTATTTCAACTGCATCATGTTTATGGTAGCCTCCTCCGTGGTGACAACCattatgatattaaattatcatcATCGCCTTGCTGACACTCATGAAATGCCAAACTGG GTACGTTGCGTGTTTTTGCAATGGATCCCTTGGGTGCTCCGAATGGGTCGACCAGGTGAGAAGATCACTCGAAAGAcgattttaatgcaaaataaaatgaaggagtTGGACTTGAAAGAGAGGTCTTCCAAGAGTTTATTGGCAAATGTCCTTGACATGGATGATGACTTTCGTCCAGCTTCAACTCTGCCGCACATCCACCCCCATCATCCGTCTCATTCTCTTGCGGGTGGAAGTGGTACAGGCTCTACTGCTAATTCATCGACAAAAAGTGGGTTTCGAGTCACGCCAGGGTTACATCAGCCTCCGCCTCCACCACCACCGCCGCCTTTAGGGAATTCAACTGGTGATGTGACGTTGGGTGATGGAATGACGTCGGGTATTCCTCCTGGGATCCATCGAGAACTCAGTCTCATTCTCAAGGAAATCCGAGTCATCACAGATAAAATACGGGAAGACGAAGATACTGCTGCAATCGAAAATGATTGGAAATTTGCCGCCATGGTGCTAGATAGACTCTGTTTAATTACATTCACTATGTTTACGATAATAGCCACTGTTGCAGTTTTGTTCTCAGCCCCTCATATTATTGTCACATAA
- the LOC121116681 gene encoding neuronal acetylcholine receptor subunit alpha-7 isoform X23 codes for MRNIDLSCWSCYLLFFLSTTLPISVYGGPHERRLLNDLLAIYNNLERPVFNESEPLKLSFGLTLQQIIDVDEKNQLLTTNVWLNLQWEDVNMRWNKSEYGGVEDIRIPPAKLWKPDVLMYNSADEAFDGTYPTNVVVSHTGSCTYIPPGIFKSTCKIDITWFPFDDQDCEMKFGSWTYNGFKLNLGLNKPEGETNTFIPNGEWLLLGVPGKRNEVFYDCCPEPYLDVTFVIKIRRRTLYYFFNLIVPCVLIASMAVLGFTLPPDSGEKLSLGVAIMLSITIFATIVGEMLPVSDATPLIGTYFNCIMFMVASSVVTTIMILNYHHRLADTHEMPNWVRCVFLQWIPWVLRMGRPGEKITRKTILMQNKMKELDLKERSSKSLLANVLDMDDDFRPASTLPHIHPHHPSHSLAGGSGTGSTANSSTKSGFRVTPGLHQPPPPPPPPPLGNSTGDVTLGDGMTSGIPPGIHRELSLILKEIRVITDKIREDEDTAAIENDWKFAAMVLDRLCLITFTMFTIIATVAVLFSAPHIIVT; via the exons ATGCGCAACATTGATCTCAGTTGCTGGTCCTGCTACTTGCTCTTTTTTCTCTCAACGACACTTCCAATAA GTGTTTATGGAGGCCCTCATGAACGTAGATTGCTCAATGATCTTCTAGCCATATATAATAACCTTGAACGTCCTGTATTCAATGAGTCAGAACCTCTAAAACTTTCATTTGGGTTGACTCTTCAGCAAATCATTGATGTG GATGAAAAAAATCAGCTCTTAACTACTAATGTGTGGTTAAATTTG CAATGGGAGGATGTGAATATGAGATGGAACAAGTCCGAATATGGTGGAGTTGAAGACATTCGAATACCTCCTGCAAAGCTTTGGAAACCTGATGTACTCATGTACAACAGTGCTGATGAAGCATTTGATGGTACCTACCCAACAAATGTTGTCGTATCCCATACAGGGAGTTGTACCTACATTCCTCCTGGGATCTTTAAGTCAACCTGTAAAATCGATATTACTTGGTTTCCATTTGATGACCAGGATTGCGAAATGAAGTTTGGTAGTTGGACTTATAACGGGTTTAAG cTAAACTTAGGCCTCAATAAGCCTGAAGGAGAAACAAACACATTTATACCCAATGGCGAATGGCTGCTTCTAG GTGTTCCTGGGAAAAGGAATGAAGTATTCTATGATTGCTGCCCGGAGCCTTACCTGGACGTGACCTTTGTGATCAAAATTCGCCGGCgaactttgtattatttttttaatctaatagtACCCTGCGTGTTGATCGCGTCTATGGCTGTACTCGGGTTTACATTGCCCCCGGACTCGGGAGAAAAGCTTTCATTAG GTGTAGCCATTATGTTGTCCATAACAATTTTTGCAACAATTGTTGGGGAAATGCTACCAGTCTCAGATGCAACTCCTCTTATAG GAACCTATTTCAACTGCATCATGTTTATGGTAGCCTCCTCCGTGGTGACAACCattatgatattaaattatcatcATCGCCTTGCTGACACTCATGAAATGCCAAACTGG GTACGTTGCGTGTTTTTGCAATGGATCCCTTGGGTGCTCCGAATGGGTCGACCAGGTGAGAAGATCACTCGAAAGAcgattttaatgcaaaataaaatgaaggagtTGGACTTGAAAGAGAGGTCTTCCAAGAGTTTATTGGCAAATGTCCTTGACATGGATGATGACTTTCGTCCAGCTTCAACTCTGCCGCACATCCACCCCCATCATCCGTCTCATTCTCTTGCGGGTGGAAGTGGTACAGGCTCTACTGCTAATTCATCGACAAAAAGTGGGTTTCGAGTCACGCCAGGGTTACATCAGCCTCCGCCTCCACCACCACCGCCGCCTTTAGGGAATTCAACTGGTGATGTGACGTTGGGTGATGGAATGACGTCGGGTATTCCTCCTGGGATCCATCGAGAACTCAGTCTCATTCTCAAGGAAATCCGAGTCATCACAGATAAAATACGGGAAGACGAAGATACTGCTGCAATCGAAAATGATTGGAAATTTGCCGCCATGGTGCTAGATAGACTCTGTTTAATTACATTCACTATGTTTACGATAATAGCCACTGTTGCAGTTTTGTTCTCAGCCCCTCATATTATTGTCACATAA
- the LOC121116681 gene encoding neuronal acetylcholine receptor subunit alpha-7 isoform X26: MRNIDLSCWSCYLLFFLSTTLPISVYGGPHERRLLNDLLAIYNNLERPVFNESEPLKLSFGLTLQQIIDVDEKNQILTTNIWLNLQWEDVNMRWNKSEYGGVEDIRIPPAKLWKPDVLMYNSADEAFDGTYPTNVVVSHTGSCTYIPPGIFKSTCKIDITWFPFDDQDCEMKFGSWTYNGFKLNLGLNKPEGETNTFIPNGEWLLLGVPGKRNEVFYDCCPEPYLDVTFVIKIRRRTLYYFFNLIVPCVLIASMAVLGFTLPPDSGEKLSLGVAIMLSITIFATIVGEMLPVSDATPLIGTYFNCIMFMVASSVVTTIMILNYHHRLADTHEMPNWVRCVFLQWIPWVLRMGRPGEKITRKTILMQNKMKELDLKERSSKSLLANVLDMDDDFRPASTLPHIHPHHPSHSLAGGSGTGSTANSSTKSGFRVTPGLHQPPPPPPPPPLGNSTGDVTLGDGMTSGIPPGIHRELSLILKEIRVITDKIREDEDTAAIENDWKFAAMVLDRLCLITFTMFTIIATVAVLFSAPHIIVT; the protein is encoded by the exons ATGCGCAACATTGATCTCAGTTGCTGGTCCTGCTACTTGCTCTTTTTTCTCTCAACGACACTTCCAATAA GTGTTTATGGAGGCCCTCATGAACGTAGATTGCTCAATGATCTTCTAGCCATATATAATAACCTTGAACGTCCTGTATTCAATGAGTCAGAACCTCTAAAACTTTCATTTGGGTTGACTCTTCAGCAAATCATTGATGTG GATGAGAAAAATCAAATCCTCACAACAAATATTTGGTTAAATTTG CAATGGGAGGATGTGAATATGAGATGGAACAAGTCCGAATATGGTGGAGTTGAAGACATTCGAATACCTCCTGCAAAGCTTTGGAAACCTGATGTACTCATGTACAACAGTGCTGATGAAGCATTTGATGGTACCTACCCAACAAATGTTGTCGTATCCCATACAGGGAGTTGTACCTACATTCCTCCTGGGATCTTTAAGTCAACCTGTAAAATCGATATTACTTGGTTTCCATTTGATGACCAGGATTGCGAAATGAAGTTTGGTAGTTGGACTTATAACGGGTTTAAG cTAAACTTAGGCCTCAATAAGCCTGAAGGAGAAACAAACACATTTATACCCAATGGCGAATGGCTGCTTCTAG GTGTTCCTGGGAAAAGGAATGAAGTATTCTATGATTGCTGCCCGGAGCCTTACCTGGACGTGACCTTTGTGATCAAAATTCGCCGGCgaactttgtattatttttttaatctaatagtACCCTGCGTGTTGATCGCGTCTATGGCTGTACTCGGGTTTACATTGCCCCCGGACTCGGGAGAAAAGCTTTCATTAG GTGTAGCCATTATGTTGTCCATAACAATTTTTGCAACAATTGTTGGGGAAATGCTACCAGTCTCAGATGCAACTCCTCTTATAG GAACCTATTTCAACTGCATCATGTTTATGGTAGCCTCCTCCGTGGTGACAACCattatgatattaaattatcatcATCGCCTTGCTGACACTCATGAAATGCCAAACTGG GTACGTTGCGTGTTTTTGCAATGGATCCCTTGGGTGCTCCGAATGGGTCGACCAGGTGAGAAGATCACTCGAAAGAcgattttaatgcaaaataaaatgaaggagtTGGACTTGAAAGAGAGGTCTTCCAAGAGTTTATTGGCAAATGTCCTTGACATGGATGATGACTTTCGTCCAGCTTCAACTCTGCCGCACATCCACCCCCATCATCCGTCTCATTCTCTTGCGGGTGGAAGTGGTACAGGCTCTACTGCTAATTCATCGACAAAAAGTGGGTTTCGAGTCACGCCAGGGTTACATCAGCCTCCGCCTCCACCACCACCGCCGCCTTTAGGGAATTCAACTGGTGATGTGACGTTGGGTGATGGAATGACGTCGGGTATTCCTCCTGGGATCCATCGAGAACTCAGTCTCATTCTCAAGGAAATCCGAGTCATCACAGATAAAATACGGGAAGACGAAGATACTGCTGCAATCGAAAATGATTGGAAATTTGCCGCCATGGTGCTAGATAGACTCTGTTTAATTACATTCACTATGTTTACGATAATAGCCACTGTTGCAGTTTTGTTCTCAGCCCCTCATATTATTGTCACATAA